The segment CTGCTGTTTTAAAGTAAACATGGCATCCGAAAAAACAGATATAAAAAAATATCTAAAAAAGTTTTTAGATAATCCCTATTTAGCAAAAGAAATTGGGCAAAGAGCTTCAAATTATGTACAAGAAAATTATAATGTCAATCAGACATTGGATGCGTATGTTAATATTTTAAAATGGAATTTTGATTTTACAGAATTAAGGTATTATGAAGAGCTTTTTAATAGTGTGACTGAAGATTTAATATCTCTAGGTATATCTTCTTCAGATGATATGGTAGATGAAATATCTAATTTGGTTGGAGAGATTATCTAGCTCAAATAATATATAAGTTGAAATTGATTTTTGTAGTTTATACTATATTTTACAATACAAAGTGGTGCAGCGGTCATTCTTGAAGACTGAAATGAAGAAGTTTCAATTGAAAGAGAGTCAAGTTTGACGAGAACTATGGTTAATTTGTTTGTGGATATAAGTATGGTACCTCCTTCTATAAATGTTGATATACCAATGATTCACATCATTTTGTGTGTCGAAAAAATTTTTTTGGCATGTACATCTATTGTTATTTTGTATTTCTTGATTTTCCTTACAACTATTCGTATGCTCCTTTAATTGATAACTTTATCATACCTGAGGTGTCCGATGTTATATGTGTTATTTGATTATAGGCTTAGAGATTATCTATTTTTTAGCAAATAAGTTATAAATAACAAATATGTTGGTAGTGTTAGGTGGGGAAATTATGAAATAAACCTTTTCTACCAGTTCGTCACCACAAGTTATGGTGAAGAATCGCAAATATAGGTATTTTGGTAAATATGAATGTATTTTAAATGAACAAGAAATTTATAGTATGCAAGTCACACCAGAAATTCAAACAGTGAGTTTTGAGATGGATTTGAAAGAAGGCAATAATTATCTTAAAATTGTTTCTTCTAGAGGAGAGATTCCTAGTAATGTAGATAGTAGTACTGATATGAGAGAGTTGAGTTTTTATATTTCTGCAATTACTATTGAGTAAAGTAGTAATTGCGGAAAATGAGGGGTGTTTTATGAAAATATATATAGATGGACAACCTCTAATAGGAAATAAAACAGGTATTGGATACTATACTCAAAATTTAGTAGAAAGTTACCTAAAAACAAACTTAGATGTAATAATCATTACAAATCAAATATTAAATAGAAAGCGTACAGATACTCTTGCAGAAAATGAGGTATCTCATATAAACAATAAATTATTCCCTTACAAGGTACTCAGAAAACTAATGCTTCCAACACTTTTCTATAAATACCCTATAGATGCAAATCTAAACAAAGAAGAACGTGGGAACGCAGTTTATCACGCCACTAATTTCATTACATTGCCTACTAAGTATGCAAAACAGGTTATCACAATCCATGATTTAGCCTTTATGAAGTTTCCAGAAGTTGTGGACGAGAGTATTTATAAGTATATGATGAAGTGGGTACCTTATTCTATTTCGAGAGCAGATCAAATTATTGCTGATTCGATTCATACGAAAAGAGATATATTAGCGTTTTTTGATATTCCAGAGGATAAAGTGAATGTTGTCTATTTAGCTGCGGATAATCGATTTCAAAAGCGAAGTATAGAAGATATTCACCTTGTGAAATCCAAATATAAGTTGCCTGAAAAATATATACTATATGTAGGGACATTAGAGCCGAAGAAGAATCTTGTCACATTGATTGAAGTTTATTATCAATTAAAAAAGCGCTATGCCATAGAAGAAAAATTAGTAATTGTTGGTGCTAAGGGTTGGAAATTTGACTCCATTTTCGAGAAGATTCAACAACTTGAGTTGCAAGATAATATATGTTTTACTGGGTATATTGATGATGAAGATGTACCAAGTATTTATTCTGGTGCAAGTATTTTTGCTTTCCCATCTACTTATGAAGGATTTGGTATACCATTACTAGAAGCGATGCAGTGTGAAGTGCCTGTTGTTGCGTCAAATGCTTCTTGTATACCTGAAGTGGTTGGGGAGGCAGGTTTATTATTTGATCCATATGATATAGATGGCTGGGTTGAAGGAATGCATAATATTTTAACCAAAGAAGCATTAAGAGCAGAATTAATTCATAAAGGGTTGCAACAAGCTAGTCAATTTTCGTGGGAGAAAACAGCAAAAGAAACATTAGCTGTTTATGAAAAAGCATTAAAGGGTGATTAAGAATGGTGAAAGAAAAGATATATATCAATGGTCGATTTTTATCACAGATTGTTACGGGTGTACAAAGATATGCAATTGAAGTATTGCAAGGGCTTGATCAATTGATAGAGTCAAATTTAATTGATCGTGATAAATATCAACTAATAGTTTTAATACCGAAAAATTCGAAAGCCACTTTGCCACTTCAGCATATTTCATTTCAAACTGTGGGCAAATTGAAGGGGCAGTTATGGGAGCAATTAGAGCTCCCTTTTTTTACGTTTGGCTCTGTGTTGATTAACCTTTGTAATACAGCCCCAATGCTGAAAAGAAATCAAATTGTCACAATACATGATGCATCCACCTCAGCAAATCGTGATAATTATTCGAAGAGCTTTGCATTATGGTATAATATACTGCATCAAGTTCTTTCCAAAAGAACAAAGAAAATTATTACCAATTCAAAGTTTTCCCAAAGTGAATTGTTGAAATATTACCCATTTCACCCAGAGGGTATGACTATTACATATCTTGGAGCGGACCATATTGTAAATGTGGAAGAGGATTCTTCAATTTTGGAACGATATAATTTAGCAGAGCGTTCTTATATATTAGCAGTCAGTAGCGTAAATCCAAATAAAAATTTTCAATCAGTCATCAATATTTTAGACCAGCTAACTGGAAATAAAAAAGTAGTGATTGTAGGGAATATGGATACGCCAATCTATAATAAAGTAAATTTAGAGTCAAAGGAAAATATTGTGTTAGTAGGGTATATTTCTGATGGGGAGCTTAAAACACTATATCAAAATGCAGAATGCTTTATTTTCCCGTCCTTTTATGAAGGGTTCGGATTGCCACCTTTAGAAGCAATGTATTGTGGTTGCCCTGTAGTTTCTTCTAATACAGCGGCCATGCCAGAAGTTTTAGGAGATGCTGCGCTATATTTTAATCCTTTTAATAGTCAAGAAATCGCTTTTCAAGTAAATAAATTAACTGAAAATGAACAATTAAGGAGTTTGTATATAGAAAAAGGTTATAAGAAATCAGTATCCTATACATGGCGCAATTGTTCATGGGAACTTTTTAAGGTAATAGAGGAGATAGTAAAAAATGAAAATAGCCATCGTGCATGATTGGTTGACTGGTATGGGGGGAGCGGAAAAAGTAATAATAGAGCTTCATAAAATGTTCCCTGATGCACCAATTTATACGTCTGTGGTGAATTACGATAATTTAGAGCCGATATTTAGAGAAATGGATATTCGAACAACGTTTATTCAGAAACTCCCATTTAGTAAAAAGAAGTATAATCGATATTTACCGCTTTTTCCATTAGCGTTTGAAGCGCTAGATTTACATGAATATGATGTTATTCTTAGTAGCACAACATCGATAGGAGTAAAAGGTGTTTTAAGAAATTCATCAAGCGTACATATATGTTACTGTAACACACCGCCAAGATATGCATGGGATTTCTACCATGAATATTTAAATTCAGCAGGTAGATTACAGAAGCTACTTATTCCATTTTTTATGCACTACTTAAGAATGTATGATCAACAATCCTCAATGAGAGTAGATTACTTTATAGCTAATTCAACAAACGTAAGCGATCGAATAAAAAGAATATATAATAGAAATTCTATAGTAATTCATCCACCTGTAAATACAGATTATTATCAGTTGAGTACTCAATCTGAAGAGTTCTATTTTATTGTAAGTAGACTTGTTTCGTATAAGAGAATTGATTTAGCTATTGAAGCATGTAATCAATTAAATAGAAAGTTAGTGATCATCGGCAATGGGGAAGAATTAAATAGGCTAGCTAAGCTTGCAGGTCCTACTGTTACTCTATTAGGGTATCAAGTAGATGAGATAATTAGAGATTATATGCAACGTTGTAAAGCTTTTATTTTCCCAGGGTATGAGGACTTTGGTATTACACCTGTAGAGGCGATGGCATGTGGGAAACCTGTTATTGCATTCGGTAAAGGGGGAGTTTTAGATACAGTATCACCTAATGAAACAGGTATTTTTTTTGAGCAGCAAACAGTTAATTCATTAGTAGATGCTATACTAAAATTTGAAAGTTTATCCTTTGATGAGAAGAAAATTCGAATGCATGCAGAGTTTTTCAGCAGGGAGAACTTTAAAAATAAAATAAAGACTTATGTTGACGAAAAGATTTCATTGAATTGACAATGGAGGTTTAAATAATGATAAGGGGAAGAGAATCACTCCTAACCAAATTATATATTATAACGGATTTACTAGTAATCCAAAGCGTGTTTTTTTTAACATGGGTTCTACGTTTTAACTTTCTAGGTGGTGTTGTTACTGAAAGGGTTTCGTTTGAAGATTATTTTATATGGAACTTGATCTTTTCTGTAGTATATGTGATAGTCGGTTTTTTTATGTCGTTATATATATCGAAGCGAAGAAAAAACTTTACTAGTGAAATGATAAAAATATTTCAAGTGAATTTCTTTAGTATGTTTATTATGTTGAGCTTACTATTTTTATTCAGAACTGTAGATATATCTAGGGTATTTTTGTTCATTTATTTCCTACTAAATGTGAGCTTTATAATCTCTTATCGTTTTGCTGTAAAAAAAGGATTATGGAGGATGCGAAGAAGTGGTTATAATAAGCAGTTTATTGTTGTGATTGGTGCAGGGGCATTAGGTAAAAAATTTGCTAAAACTGTGATGGAGCGCCAAGAGTATGGATTTGAAATATTGGGTTATTTAGATGATCGTAAAAAATCTATGAATGAAAAGGATGTGGCATCTCGACCTATATTAGGAAAAATTGAGCAACTAGAAGAAATTATTAATGATAAACTAGTAGATGAAGTAGTCATTGCTTTGCCATTAACAGTTTATAATAAGTATGGTAAAATCATTGCGATATGTGAGAAAACTGGGGTACGTGTTTCGATTATTCCAGATTTTTATGATATTTTACCAGCAAATCCGAACTTCGAAAAATTTGGTGATTTTCCAATTGTAAATGTTCGTGATGTTCCCCTAGATGATTATGTAAACAGGTATTTAAAAAGATTATTTGATATAGTCTTTGCCTTAACAGCTATCATCGTTACTTCACCACTACTGTTATTTATTGCAATAGGGGTAAAACTTACTTCTAAAGGTCCAATATTATTTAGGCAAGAAAGAGTGGGCTTAAATAGAAGGACTTTTAATATGTATAAGTTTAGGTCTATGAGGCATGTATCAGAAGATATTTCAAATACACAGTGGACAGTAGAAAATGACCCTAGAAGAACCAAGTTTGGAACATTTATTAGGAAAACAAGTTTAGATGAATTACCTCAATTTTTTAATGTATTAAAAGGAGATATGAGTGTAGTTGGTCCACGACCAGAGCGACCTTACTTTGTTGAACAATTTAAAGAGGATGTTCCGAAATATATGGTAAAGCATCAAATTAGACCAGGTATAACTGGGTGGGCTCAAGTATGTGGTTTACGAGGAGACACTTCAATTCCAGAACGTATAAAACATGATATATATTATATTGAAAATTGGACATTATTCTTTGATATCGAGATTATTTTTAAAACAATTATAAATGGATTCATTAATAAAAATGCCTACTAAATTTAAACATACAGAAAGAAGATGAATGATTTGGAACTAATTTTATTATCGGGTGGTTCGGGCAAAAGACTTTGGCCGCTATCAAATGATTCAAGATCGAAACAATTTTTGAAAGTTTTACCTGGAGATAAAGAGCTTGAATCAATGGTGCAACGAGTTTGGAAACAATTACAAAGCACACATCTAAGTAATTCAACAGTTATTGCGACAAGTAAATCTCAAGTGGACATGATTCAAAGCCAATTAGGGTATGAAGTACCTTTAATTATTGAACCAGAAAGACGAGATACATTTCCTGCTATTGCACTTGCAGCCACTTATTTATATTCAGTGAAAAATATAGATTTGAATGAGGTAGTAGCTGTCTTACCAGTAGATCCATATGTAGAAACAGGCTTTTTTGAAAAAATAAAGGATTTAGATTCAGCTTTAAGATCTGTAAATGCTGATTTAGCACTAATCGGTGCGTCACCTACATATCCATCTAGTAAATATGGCTATATAGTGCCTGCTCACTCTGGAAAAGAAGATATTGTAGAAGTAAAGAGTTTTAAAGAAAAACCTTCAGAGAGCGAGGCTGAACAATTAATTCAAGAAAATGCCTTATGGAATTGTGGTGTATTTGCATTTAAATTAGAGTATTTAATTTCACTTTTAAAAGAAAAGAATTTACCAATAGATTATCATGTTTTATTAGAACGATATAGTGAATTAGAGAAAATTAGTTTTGACTATGCAGTAGTAGAAAAAGCTAAAAACATCATTGCATTACCATATTATGGTACTTGGAAAGATCTTGGTACTTGGAATACATTAACTGAAGAAATGGGCAACAATGTGATTGGTAAAGGTATTTTATGTGATGAGTCAGTAAATACCCATTTAGTAAATGAATTAGATGTTCCTGTTACAGTGATTGGTTTAGATAACGCAATTGTTGCAGCAAGTCCAGACGGTATTTTAGTATCTGATAAACTTTCAAGTCCTAAAATAAAAGAAATATTAACAGGGTTTGAGCAACGACCAATGTATGAAGAACGACGTTGGGGATGGTATAAAGTTTTAGAACATACTAAGTTTGATGAAGGTAATGAAGTACTAACAAAAAGAATTTGTGTAAATGCAGGAAGTAATTTAAGCTATCAAAAGCATTATGCACGTAGTGAAGTTTGGACAATTATTAAAGGTGAAGGTTATTTTGCTTTAGAAGACAAAATTGTCAATGTAAAATCAGGCGATGTTTTAGTTATTCCAGTAGAATCGAAACATGGTATTAAAGCAGTAACAGAGTTAGAGTTTATTGAGGTGCAAACAGGCGATCAACTTATCGAAGAAGATATTGTTCGCATTTTTATGACATGGGAAGAAGTCGAAGAACATTGTAATGTAACTACGAATTCTAAATAAAAAACTTTATTTTTCTTACTTTAAGAATTAAAGCTTAAAGTAGTAGAGTATTACTGTTATAAACATTTTAAATAATATAAGCTTTCTACTGAATACTTTTTATCGAGAGTAAGTATCTAAGTAGAAAGCCTTTTATATTTTAATATAATTGAAATAATTTATGAGAGTTTGTTATGGAGGGATAGCTTGTGAAGAAAATACGCAAAGCAATTATTCCAGCAGCTGGATTAGGTACTCGATTTTTACCTGCCACAAAAGCAATGCCAAAAGAAATGTTACCAATTGTTGATAAACCAACAATTCAATATATTGTTGAGGAAGCAATTGCCTCTGGAATTGAAGATATTATTATTGTGACAGGAAAAAATAAACGTGCGATTGAAGACCATTTTGATAACGCTTGGGAGCTTGAAACGAACTTAATGGAAAATGGTAAATTGGACATGCTAAAAAAAGTACAAGCATCTGCTGATGTAGAGATTCATTATATTCGTCAAAAAGAGGCGCTCGGCTTAGGTCATGCAATTTGGTGTGCCCGTAAGTTTATTGGGGATGAACCGTTTGCTGTATTATTGGGTGATGATGTGGTGAAAAGCGATGAGCCATGTTTGAAGCAGCTTATGAATCAACATGAAAAAACTTTTTCAAGTGTTATTGGAGTACAGGAGGTTTCTGATGTAGATGTACATCGTTATGGTGTGATTGATCCTGTTAATACCACTGAACGTTTAATGCAAGTGACACAGTTTGTAGAAAAACCCGATTTAGAAGATGCTCCATCAAATTATGCAATTATTGGGCGTTATGTGTTAACACCTGAAATTTTTCGCTTTTTAAATGAGAAGAAAAAGGGGAAAAATGGAGAGATTCAATTAACAGATGCTATCGAATCATTGAACAATATTCAAAGAGTATTTGCTTATGCTTTTGAAGGACATCGTTATGATGTAGGGGAGCAATTAGGCTTTATTGAAACTACAATTGATTTTGCTTTAGAACGTGATGATTTACATGAGGGTGTAAAAGCATTAATTTTACAAAAGGCGAGAGAGTTAAGTGGTGAAATATTATGATTCTAGTTGTGGGCGGTGCAGGCTATATTGGTAGTCATTTTGTGAAAGAGTTGGTGAAATTTCAAGATGTTGTTGTGTTAGATAACCTTAGCACTGGGCACCGTTGGGCTGTTGATAACAGGGCTGTTTTCGTCGAGGGTGATTTAGGTAATACAACAACAATTCAGCGATTGTTTCATACTTATAAGATTGATGCTGTTTTACATTTTGCAGCATTTAGTCTAGTGGCTGAGTCAGTAGAAAACCCATTAATGTATTATGAAAATAATGTAGTTGCTACTTTGAATTTATTGAAGACAATGAAGAAAAATGGTATCGATAAGTTTATTTTTTCTTCAACTGCTGCAACATATGGTATACCAAAAGTTCCACTTATTGAGGAAAACACGCCAACGAACCCTATTAATCCTTATGGCCGTTCTAAGTTGATGGTTGAACAAATACTCGATGATTTTGCAAAAAGTTATGGTATGAAATATGTTGTTTTACGTTATTTTAATGCAGCTGGTGCGTATGAAACAGCTGAAATTGGTGAAAGTCACTCCCCAGAGACACATTTAATTCCGTTAATTTTAGGACATTTATTAGGACAACGGGATACAATTTCAGTTTTTGGTACGGATTATGATACACATGATGGGACTTGTATTCGAGATTATATTCATGTCACAGACTTAGCAAAAGCACATTTATTGGTCTTGGAAGGGTTATTGAATGGTAGAATTACGAAAACTACATATAATTTAGGTAATAGTCACGGTTATTCAGTAAAAGAAATTATTACTATATGTGAACAAGTGACTGGTAAAAAGGCTAAAATCAAATATATGGATAGACGTGCCGGTGATCCCGCAAAGCTTGTTGCAGATTCAAGGAGGATTTATGAAGAATTAGGATGGCAGGCACAGATAGATATAAAAGGTATTATTGAAAGTGCATGGGCGTGGCATCAAAGGCAACTCTGAAAATAGCTTTTCTAACAACTCTATGTAATACTGAGAATATCTTATTCACTGAAAGAAATGAGGGCTTTATTTGTGTAGTAAGGAGATTGTTAAAATAACATTACCCAATTGTTCGTTAGACGAGCAAACTATACTAACTTATAAAGGTCGTGTAAGGGAAATTCATTCTCATATACTACAACAAAATTCAACAGGATGGATTGACTTTCCTATACAAAACAATGAGAGTTTGTTAGATTCCATCAACTATATCGCAAGCGAAATTAAAGCTTGTGCGGATGTGCTGGTTGTGATCGGGGTTGGTGGTTCTTTTTTAGGGGCGCGTGCAATTCAAGAGGCATTGACACCATACTTTGGTTTAGCTAAGGGCGGCATTGAGGTTGTCTATGTAGGGCTGAATATGAGTGGTGCTTATATAAAAGAGGTACTTGCTTATTTAGACAGCAAGCAGGTGTATGTGAATGTGATTTCAAAGTCAGGTGGCACGATGGAGCCAGCGCTTGCTTTTCGTGTTATGCGTTTATATATGGAAGAGCGTTATGGTGACAAGGCGAAAGAGCGTATTATCGTGACAACGGATGCAGAAAAAGGTATTTTGAAAGGAATTGCTGATAAGGCTGGTTATCGTCAGTTCGTGATTCCTGATGATATTGGTGGACGTTATTCTGTATTAACGGCTGTTGGATTATTACCTGTTGCTGTTGCTGGAGTAGATATTATTGAATTAATGGATGGTGCTCGACATGCGGCAACAGAGCTGGCGCAATCTGATTTAGCGTTTAATGATGCTTATCAGTATGCAGTGATGCGCCATATTTTACATGAGCAAGGCTATTCAGTGGAGCTTTTGGCTTCATTTGAACCAGGCTTAAGTAAATTTCATGAATGGTGGAAGCAGCTTTTTGGCGAAAGTGAAGGGAAAGACCGCAAAGGGTTGTATCCTTCAACGGTCAGCTTTTCAACAGATTTACATGCTATTGGACAGTATATTCAAGATGGCCGTCGTATTATGTTTGAAACATTATTACATTTCCATGAGATTGAGGGAGATATGGCCGTTCCTTATGATGCGCGTGATGAGGATGGTCTTAACTATTTAACCAATCGTACATTTAATGAAATCAATGCTATATCAAAGCAAGGTACAGCACTTGCCCATGCAGAGGGCGATGTACCTGTTATTCAAATTGAATTGCCAAAGCTAGATGCCTATCATCTTGGCTATTTAATTTATTTCTTTATGAAGGCTTGTGCTATGAGTGCTTGTTTATTAGAAGTAAATCCTTTTGATCAGCCTGGTGTGGAGGCATATAAGCAAAAAATGCTGGAATTATTGAAGGTAGAAAAGGTGGTAAAAGAGTGAGCGTGCAACAATTATATAAACAATGGCTACAGCAACCATTGCCTGATTACTTAGCAACGGAATTAGCAGAGATTGCTTCTGATGAACAGGCTATTGAAGATCGATTCTATCAATATGTATCATTTGGGACAGGCGGTATGCGAGGTGTGCTAGGTGCTGGAATAAATCGTATGAATATCTATACGATCCGTCGCGTGGCAGAGGGGCTTGCTTGTTATATTATGTCTAATGGCGAAGAAGCTAAACAGCGAGGTGTGGTCATTGCTTATGATACACGCCATTTTTCCTATGAATTTGCCTGCGAAACTGCAAGTGTACTAGGCGCACATGGCATTCGCTCGTATGTATATACGGAAGCTAGACCAACGCCTCAATTATCATTTACTGTTCGACAATTAAATGCCTATGCAGGTGTTGTAATCACAGCAAGTCATAATCCAAAGCAATATAATGGCTTTAAGATATATGGTGAGGATGGTGCACAGCTTACACCACAATTTGCGAATGAAATTGTAGCTCATATGGCAGAAATTGATGATATTTTTGCAATTGAAGCGGCGACATTATCTAAGTTGGAGCAACAAGGAACTTTTACATGGCTTGCTAATGATTTAGACCGGGCTTATTTAACAGAGCTTTTAACATTAAAGAGTAACGATGCGATTGATTGTAATATAAAGCTTGTTTATACACCGTTGCATGGTGCGGGATTAGTACCTGTTTCTGAGGGCTTGCGAGCATTTGGCTTTCAACAAGTATATCTTGTAGAACAGCAGGCAGTACAGGATGGTGCTTTTCCAACTGTACCGTATCCAAATCCAGAGGAGTCAGAGGCATTTGAGCTAGCGATGAATCTTGGTGAACAGGTAGGCGCAGAGTTACTGCTAGCAACGGACCCTGATGCAGATCGGTTAGGTGTAGCTGTGAAAAATGGCGAGTATTATGAGCTTTTAACAGGGAATCAGCTGGGTGCATTACTGTTACACTATTTATTAGCTACAAAACAGCAGCAAGGAGCATTACCTCACAATGGCGTAATGCTGAAAACGATTGTGACCTCTGAGCTAGGTACACATATTGCCGAAGCATTTGGTGTTGCAACAGTCAATACATTAACGGGCTTTAAATATATTGCTGAAAAGGTTGCGGAATATGAGAAAACAGGAGATTTCACATATTTATTTGGCTATGAGGAGAGTTATGGCTATTTAATTGAAATATTTGTACGCGATAAGGATGCTGTTCAAGTGGCATTAAAGGTTGCTGAAATGGCTGCTTTCTATAAGACAAAGGGCTATACATTGCTAGAGCAACTAGAGAATTTGTATAAAGAATTTGGCTACTACAAAGAGGCACTACTTTCTCAGCAATTCGAGGGCAAAAATGGGCAAGTAAAAATGCAGGCAATATTACAGCGTTTGCGTGATAATATGCCGAGAGAGGTAGCTGGTCTAACTGTATCATGTGTAGAAGATTATTTAGCTAGAACAGCTACATTTGTAGATGGCACGGTAGAGCAGCTTACATTGCCGCAAGAAAATGTCTTAAAATTTATACTAGCAGATGATTCATGGATTGCCATTCGTCCATCTGGCACTGAGCCAAAATGTAAGTTTTATATTGGCGCTGTTGGAGAAACAGCTGAACAAACAGAGCAAAAGCTTGAGCAGTTAAAGCAGGCTGTAGTGGCGATGGTACAATTCTAAAAAATGCTTCTTACTTGTTAAATATGTTAATGGACCATTGGTTTATTTAAAAGAATATTTACTACTGCCATAAAGATACCTCATGAAACGTAACTGATGGTATCCTCGAATTTCAGTAAAAAAAGTAGCGTAAACTGTAGATATAGTGGACTAACCTAATTTTATAAGACAACATAAAACACCTTCGAATGGGGCATATTGGAAAATATGTACAAATTATTCGGAGGTGTTTTTGCATGGGCAAAAATGTATATTCATCGGAAGTTAAGTGGGCAGTAGTAAAAGAAAAATTAAGTGGTAAGTTAACAACGAAACAAATCATGGAGAAATATGATATTAAAAATAAATCACAGGTTGAGACATGGATGCGTTGGTATAAGAACAATGAGATTTATCGTTTTGATCAACCGATTGGTAAACAATATACTTACGGACATGGACCAGAAGGACAATCGGAAACAGATAAAATAAACCGTAAAATGATGCATTTAGAAATGGAGAACGAAATCTTAAAAAAGTTTATGGCAATCGCAAAGGAGTTGAACGTAAAGTAGTATTGCCAACTGTACAGAAGCTTAGTGAAAAGTATACGGTGACGATGATTCTGAAAGTGTTAAAGATTCCACGTTCTACGTATTATCGCTGGTTAAAAGAAGGAATTAAAGATAAATTAAGTGAAACTGAAATCATACTGATAGAATTATGTAGACGTACAAAATATCGAAATGGGCACAGGAAAATCAAGGCGTTATTGAAGAAGGAATATCATATAGAATTAAATCGAAATACGGTACAAAGCTTGATGCAAAAACATAATCTACAGTGTCGTATTAAACGCAAGCGGAGGTGGAAATCGCAAAGTGGACAAGAAGTAATTGTACCGAATATATTGGCTCGTAATTTTATCGCAGTAAGTCCGAATGAGAAATGGGTAACGGATATTACGTATATTCAATATGGTAGTACTACTCTTTATTTAGCAACTATATTAGACCTTTATAACAATGAAATTATAGCTTATAAGTTATATGACCACCAACAAACACCATTAGTAATGGACGTGTTGAAAGAGGCTTTAAAAGTACGAAATTATCCTAAAGGCGTCATTGTACATTCAGATCAAGGTAGTGTCTATACTTCTTATGCTTATCAAAACCTTATAAAAGAAAGAAATTTAGTAGGAAGTATGTCTCGACGAGGAAACTGTTGGGATAATGCGGTTATTGAGTCATTTCATTCAAACTTAAAAACAGAAGAATTCCAATATACTAAATTTAATTCACTAAATATCGAGGAGGTAAGAGAACGAATTGATGCATATATCAAATATTATAATGAGGAACGAATTCAAGAAAAATTAGGCTACTTAACGCCTATTGAATTTAGTCGTCAAGTAGCCTAAAACAAATAATTCGGTTAACAACAGTATGTTCGGTTAAAAGGAATCTTAAACATACATCGAA is part of the Lysinibacillus sp. FSL K6-0232 genome and harbors:
- the galU gene encoding UTP--glucose-1-phosphate uridylyltransferase GalU; the protein is MKKIRKAIIPAAGLGTRFLPATKAMPKEMLPIVDKPTIQYIVEEAIASGIEDIIIVTGKNKRAIEDHFDNAWELETNLMENGKLDMLKKVQASADVEIHYIRQKEALGLGHAIWCARKFIGDEPFAVLLGDDVVKSDEPCLKQLMNQHEKTFSSVIGVQEVSDVDVHRYGVIDPVNTTERLMQVTQFVEKPDLEDAPSNYAIIGRYVLTPEIFRFLNEKKKGKNGEIQLTDAIESLNNIQRVFAYAFEGHRYDVGEQLGFIETTIDFALERDDLHEGVKALILQKARELSGEIL
- the galE gene encoding UDP-glucose 4-epimerase GalE, with the translated sequence MILVVGGAGYIGSHFVKELVKFQDVVVLDNLSTGHRWAVDNRAVFVEGDLGNTTTIQRLFHTYKIDAVLHFAAFSLVAESVENPLMYYENNVVATLNLLKTMKKNGIDKFIFSSTAATYGIPKVPLIEENTPTNPINPYGRSKLMVEQILDDFAKSYGMKYVVLRYFNAAGAYETAEIGESHSPETHLIPLILGHLLGQRDTISVFGTDYDTHDGTCIRDYIHVTDLAKAHLLVLEGLLNGRITKTTYNLGNSHGYSVKEIITICEQVTGKKAKIKYMDRRAGDPAKLVADSRRIYEELGWQAQIDIKGIIESAWAWHQRQL
- a CDS encoding glucose-6-phosphate isomerase — protein: MCSKEIVKITLPNCSLDEQTILTYKGRVREIHSHILQQNSTGWIDFPIQNNESLLDSINYIASEIKACADVLVVIGVGGSFLGARAIQEALTPYFGLAKGGIEVVYVGLNMSGAYIKEVLAYLDSKQVYVNVISKSGGTMEPALAFRVMRLYMEERYGDKAKERIIVTTDAEKGILKGIADKAGYRQFVIPDDIGGRYSVLTAVGLLPVAVAGVDIIELMDGARHAATELAQSDLAFNDAYQYAVMRHILHEQGYSVELLASFEPGLSKFHEWWKQLFGESEGKDRKGLYPSTVSFSTDLHAIGQYIQDGRRIMFETLLHFHEIEGDMAVPYDARDEDGLNYLTNRTFNEINAISKQGTALAHAEGDVPVIQIELPKLDAYHLGYLIYFFMKACAMSACLLEVNPFDQPGVEAYKQKMLELLKVEKVVKE
- a CDS encoding phospho-sugar mutase; this translates as MSVQQLYKQWLQQPLPDYLATELAEIASDEQAIEDRFYQYVSFGTGGMRGVLGAGINRMNIYTIRRVAEGLACYIMSNGEEAKQRGVVIAYDTRHFSYEFACETASVLGAHGIRSYVYTEARPTPQLSFTVRQLNAYAGVVITASHNPKQYNGFKIYGEDGAQLTPQFANEIVAHMAEIDDIFAIEAATLSKLEQQGTFTWLANDLDRAYLTELLTLKSNDAIDCNIKLVYTPLHGAGLVPVSEGLRAFGFQQVYLVEQQAVQDGAFPTVPYPNPEESEAFELAMNLGEQVGAELLLATDPDADRLGVAVKNGEYYELLTGNQLGALLLHYLLATKQQQGALPHNGVMLKTIVTSELGTHIAEAFGVATVNTLTGFKYIAEKVAEYEKTGDFTYLFGYEESYGYLIEIFVRDKDAVQVALKVAEMAAFYKTKGYTLLEQLENLYKEFGYYKEALLSQQFEGKNGQVKMQAILQRLRDNMPREVAGLTVSCVEDYLARTATFVDGTVEQLTLPQENVLKFILADDSWIAIRPSGTEPKCKFYIGAVGETAEQTEQKLEQLKQAVVAMVQF
- a CDS encoding IS3 family transposase (programmed frameshift), coding for MGKNVYSSEVKWAVVKEKLSGKLTTKQIMEKYDIKNKSQVETWMRWYKNNEIYRFDQPIGKQYTYGHGPEGQSETDKINRKMMHLEMENEILKKVYGNRKGVERKVVLPTVQKLSEKYTVTMILKVLKIPRSTYYRWLKEGIKDKLSETEIILIELCRRTKYRNGHRKIKALLKKEYHIELNRNTVQSLMQKHNLQCRIKRKRRWKSQSGQEVIVPNILARNFIAVSPNEKWVTDITYIQYGSTTLYLATILDLYNNEIIAYKLYDHQQTPLVMDVLKEALKVRNYPKGVIVHSDQGSVYTSYAYQNLIKERNLVGSMSRRGNCWDNAVIESFHSNLKTEEFQYTKFNSLNIEEVRERIDAYIKYYNEERIQEKLGYLTPIEFSRQVA